From Panthera uncia isolate 11264 chromosome X, Puncia_PCG_1.0, whole genome shotgun sequence, the proteins below share one genomic window:
- the SNX12 gene encoding sorting nexin-12, which produces MSDTAVADTRRLNSKPQDLTDAYGPPSNFLEIDIFNPQTVGVGRARFTTYEVRMRTNLPIFKLKESCVRRRYSDFEWLKNELERDSKIVVPPLPGKALKRQLPFRGDEGIFEESFIEERRQGLEQFINKIAGHPLAQNERCLHMFLQEEAIDRNYVPGKVRQ; this is translated from the exons ATGTCGGACACGGCAGTGGCTGACACTCGGCGCCTTAACTCGAAGCCGCAGGACCTGACCGACGCTTACGGGCCGCCAAGTAACTTCCTGGAGATCGACATCTTTAATCCACAGACGGTGGGCGTGGGCCGCGCGCGCTTCACCACCTATGAGGTTCGCATGCGG ACAAACCTACCTATCTTCAAGCTGAAGGAGTCCTGTGTACGGCGGCGCTATAGTGACTTTGAGTGGCTTAAAAATGAGCTGGAGCGAGATAGTAAG ATTGTAGTACCACCACTGCCTGGGAAAGCCTTGAAGCGTCAGCTCCCTTTTCGAGGAGATGAAGGGATCTTTGAGGAGTCCTTCATTGAAGAAAGGAGGCAGGGCCTCGAACAGTTTATTAACAA AATTGCTGGGCACCCACTGGCTCAGAATGAACGCTGCCTACACATGTTCCTGCAGGAGGAGGCAATTGACAGGAACTACGTCCCCGGGAAGGTGCGCCAGTAG